The sequence below is a genomic window from Acetobacter vaccinii.
TACATGAGCGCTCTAAAATACTTGAATTCGAAAACAAAACCCTCACTAAAAAATGGGATAATGATCCAGCTTTCCATCTTGTCGCTGACACTGGGCAGATACTTTACAAAGCCAGAGAAACAAAAGGCTATACTATATTTTCAATTCCAGCAGGGATAAAGTCAGTCAGGTTAGTGTCGCGCACGTCTCGCCCATCAGACACGATAGGTCCGTTTGTTGATGATCGTCGCAATCTTGGCGTGCTTGTCGGAAAAATCATGCTTTTTGATGCGGGCAAAACATACTGGATAGAGCAGCACCTCGAAAAATCGACACCAGATGGTTGGTATGCAAAAGAAAACACATCCTGCTGCTGGACAAATGGTAATGCATATCTATCTTTGAAACAGAGAGATATACATAATACTGTAGTTTTATCTGTACAAATACTTCATTCTGGACCATACCTCATTGAATGCGAAAGTGGTTGCGTAGAATTATCTGCTTAAAAAGCGTCCAAGAATATTGTTGAAACTACGGCTCAAATAAGACCCACAATTGAGATGCGCAAATGTCTGGATTGAACAGCGATCAAAGCGCTACCAGACCAATCTGATGGCTGGAGCGGCTCTTCATTCAGCCGTTCCAGCCAAACCGTACCTCCCTTCGGTCGCAAACCTATAAACGATCCTGAATCTGTCAGCCGAGCAGTTCTGAGCCGTTCATTTCGTTTGAAATCAAACACTCACAACAACTCTTCCACGCGTATCAAACGTGTAGGGACTGTTTGTTATAACTATTCCCAACGATGCCTTATTTTCTTTTCATGTTGTTTTTCTTGATTTTAAAAATAGTTAATTGTATGTATTAATTCTTAATTCGCATGAAAATGTTGTAACAAAAACAAGAGAAATTCAGTTAAGGGCCCACGAACTGAGTGTTTGGAGAAGATTATAAATGCTGAAATCTTGGCCGGGCAGATGGGCAGATGCGAAAGCGACACTTGCGGCACTTCAGAGGTCGTTTGCAATTATCGAGTTTGATACCAACGGCAAAATCCTGACTGCAAACGAGAACTTCTGTTCTGCTATGGGATATCGACTACATGAAATTCGTGGTCAGCATCACTCCATGTTTGTCGAGCCTGACTATGCACGTAGCGTAGAATATACGGCTTTTTGGAATAAACTGACTCATGGTGAGTTCGATACACGAGAGTACATCCGTGTTGCGAAAAGCGGCGTCGAGGTTTCCTTGCGGGCATCCTACACGCCTGTTCAGGACGTTATGGGCCGTGTTTACAAGGTCGTGAAGGTCGCAGCCATTACCACTGAAGCTGCCTTGCAAGCTGCAGATTCAAAAGGGAAATTGGATGCAGTCTCGCGTGTACAAGCGATAATAGAGTTTTCACCGAACGGTGAAATTTTGACAGCCAATGAAAACTTCCTGCGCGTCATATCATATGAGCTGAGCGAGATTCAGGGCAAGCATCACAGCATGTTTGTAGAACCAGATTATGTTCAGAGTGCAGATTACGCTGCGTTCTGGAAAAAACTTCAGGCAGGGGAGTTCGTCACGGCCGAATTCAAACGAGTTGGAAAAAACGGCAAGATCATTTGGCTTCAAGCATCCTATAATCCAATTTTTGACCACAAGGAGCGAGTTATTAAAGTCGTCAAGTTTGCGACAGATGTAACCAGTCGTGTGCAGGCCATTGATGAAATTGCTGCTGGCTTGAATACCCTGGCCGACAATACGCTGCATTATCGTGTGACCAAGAATATTGATCCGGCCTACGAAAAATTACGGACCGATTTCAATACCGCAATAGAAAACCTTGAAACTACGGTTGCTGCCATTTCAGATTCGGTCGGAACAGTTGGAAACGGCGCTCATGAGATCGCCATAGCCTCCAATGATCTTGCGCGTCGGACTGAAATACAGGCCGCCAATCTAGGTTCTGTTGACAAAAGACGGTAGCCACAGTTTTACGGCTGCGAGGTTAAGAAAGGCGAGAAACGATTTTCTTGTCTTGTCATAGCGTGTGGCGATACGTCGGAACTGCTTCAGCTTGTTGAACATCCGCTCGATACGGTTGCGATCCCGATAACAACGGAAGTCGCAGGGGATATCCTCTGTGCGGTTTGAACGCGGCGGGATAACAGGAAGAATACCTCGAAAAAGCAGGTTCTGCCGTATCCTGTCACTATCATACCCTTTGTCGGCCAGAAGTCGGCGCGGTGTCACGACCGGTAGGTCCATCAGGGCATCAGCGCCAGAGTAGTCAGAAATTTCACCGCCCGTCAGTTCAAAGCCAAGAGGGCGTCCCTGACCGTCAACGCGGGCGTGGATCTTGCTCGTAAAGCCGCCGCGGCTTCGACCAAAGCCTTCCTTATGAGTCCCCCTTTTGCGCCAGCCGCCTGGCTGTGACCCCGAATGACCGTGCTGTCGATCATGTGCTGCCAGTCATCGGTCAGGCCGAGTTCAACCAGCGTTTCCAGTAGAGCGTCCCAGACGCCTTGCTCTGCCCATCGACGGAACCGCACATACACTGAGTTCCATTTTCCGTAGCGCTCATGCATGTCCCGCCACGGACAACCGACACGCAGGACATAAAGCATTCCGTTGAGAAACAGACGATTATCCTGTGCTGGTCGGGACCAGCGGCCACGTTCAGGCGGCAGCAGGCCGCCAATGATCGCCCATTCCTCGTCCGTCAGGTCGCCACGCATCCACAGGTCTCCGTAAAGACCCGCGTTGAATCACGTCCAGGCCAGCCTGCAAAGACCTTTTGTCAACAGAACCTAAGCACAGAGACTTCAAAAGCATTGCATTGATGTTTGGACTATTTGATCTCAAATCTGTTTGATTCATATTACCCCGCCATAAGTCGCGGGGTAATATGGAGTGCAGCCTCTCAATATCTTTTACCAACGGGTAGAAAGTGTCACAAAGGCTGCGCGTCCAGGTGCCCATGCACAGGCGACTGAACGAGTACAGATGGCAACATATTTGCGGTCTGTCATGTTCGTACCATTAAACTGGATGCGGGTACGCCGATAGTCGAGATGGGCTTCCAAATCCCAAACCAGTTGGGACGGCACGCTAAAAGTCTCGGGCAGGGACCCTGCCGTATTGCCTGTATAACGCAGCCCACTGCCCAAACCTGCGACCCAATCAGACCCAAAATGAACATCGCGTTGCAGGAAAAGAGATGCCATGTGCGATGGAATGGTCACTGGTCTTTGACCTACCTCACTGGCAATCGTGCTTTTGGTAATGCGTGGGTCTTGATATGTGTACGATGCAATAAAGTCGATTTTATATGGCAGACGTCCTATCCCCTCGAATTCAAATCCGCGCGTTCTCTGCTGTCCGGTCTGAATCTCAAAGGAGGTGTGATTGGGGTCTGTCGTCAGGACGTTGTCCTCGACAAGGTTAAACACATCTGCCGTCAACATAAAATTCTGCACAAGATTACCGATTTTACCCGGCTTATACTTGACCCCCACTTCAATCTGCTTTCCAAAAGTCGGCTGATAGGGCGTGTTATCATACGTCAGCCCGACCTGCGGCTGGAAAGATGTCGCGTATGAGACATATGGATTAAGCCCAAACGCTGTTTGGTACAAAAGCCCAACGCGCCCTGTAAAGGCATTGTTTCGCTGCGGTGTTTTATCATTCGTCAGGTTGTTAACCGTCAGGCTCTGGGTAAAGTCTCCACGCCCCGAAAGGGTTAAATAAAAATGTCTCCAGGTTGCCTGCTCCTGGGCATAGATACCGGTGTCTGTCTCAGTCTCATTGCTATTTGTCGTCGTGGCATAAGTGGGCCATGCAATCGTGGTATAAACAGGATTATACAGATTGAGAGACGATACATTTCTTTGGCCACGTCGGGTGGCTATAAAATCACTGCGGAAATCTACGCCAAAAAGGATGTCGTGATGGACTGGCCCAGTGTGAAAGGTGACATCTGAGCGCGTATCCAGTGTGACGTTGTTGTAGTTTGCGGACTGACGGAGCGCCCGCCGTGTGATGCTCTCATCATTGGCTGACAGCGCAGTGGTCGTGACAAAACGATAATCCAAGTCCAGATGCGCATAACGCATGTTCTGCGTAATCGTCCAGTTCGGTAAGAGGTGGCGAACAAACGAATATCCAATCGCCGCCTGCCTTTTGGAATAAACATCGAAACCTGCATCGCTGGAAAGAAAATTACGGGCAATATAGCCTCGCCGTGAGGGAAATACCGTTCCGATAGCAGGAAGAAACTGGGCAGTAGAGCCCGCATCCAATTGCTCGTAACTGGCAAGGATAGTGAAGTCGGTCTTCTCGTCCGGGCGCCAACGCAAGGACGGTGCAACATAGATCTCGTTGTTCTTGATGTTGATTGCGTATGAGTCAGACTTGCGGACTAATCCATTGAAACGCCATAAAAGAGTCTTGCTGCCATTAAACGCACCGCCGACATCTGCTGCCCCTTGCACACGCCCGTATGATCCAGTCTGAAAAGCAAGTTCGTTTGTCTGATCTCTAGTAGGGCGCTTGCTGACTGCGTTAATAATGCCACCGAGCTGCCCAGAACCATAAAGTGCTGAGGATGCTCCACGCAGCACATCCATTTCTTCCAAACCCCAGGGCTCGATACTGAATGACTGGGAAGAAGCTGCATCTGGCGTGCGGGTTCCATCCAGATAGATATCAGGCGAAAACCCTCTGATTGTGCCAAAATAGCCGCGCGGATCATCCTTGGAGCCATAATCGGACACGCCCGCCGAATAGCGTACGGCCTCGGAAAGGCTCCGCGAATTCAACATATTCATGCGGGCTTGTGTGATAACTGTAATGGCCTGAGGGGTCAGGTCGACCGGAACGGACGTTTTCGTCGCTGCACTGACTGTGCGAGGCAGAAGGCCATGCCGCCCAGAAGTAACGAGGATGTTCTCTTGCTGCCCGTTCTCTGCATTCAGGGGTTTGTGTTCGCCTTGAGAATGCTCCTCTTTGCTGTCATGCACCTGTTTATGCGGACTGACCTCGGCATGGCCACTATCGACACAATAAGCAGCCTCGATAGCAAGAAAAAGGTACAAGCAGAATCTGCTGCGGGAATGGCCAGACATTTGTATTCCGAAGTCTCGAAAAGTTGATAAAACCTTTTTGATATTGAGAATGATTATCATATATGTCAAGAAGGCATTAATTCCACAACAGATGCGTGGAATTTGAGCGCGTCTCTATGGTCAGAGTTCCAAAAACAGTCCGGAGCATAGGGTGATATTTTTGAAACCGCTTTTGATCCCCCTACAAGATTCATGCACCAGTCTGCTCAAACAACGGACAGAACCTGCATCTGGCTTTAGGTGGGTGAGGGGCCGACAAGTGTATCTGGCGGCAACGTCATCTACTTCAACATTCATCCTGAGCGCACGATCACATCAGACTGACGGCGTGGCATCAATGCAATAGCGCTTAAGGCAGCTACGTTTACTGCTATCAGGACAGGTCTGTACCTTCTCAAAGTCAGGGCGGAGCACACTAAAAACACCAGTCCGGGACCATACAGGGAAGCCCCCACTCCAATCCCGACACATGAGATGGCTTTACAGATAAGTCAGTATAAAGAGTTTCCAAACCGTTCAGTATGTAAATTACGGCCAGAGATAAAGAAGCTTCACATAATATGCATTAGTCTCTGGAGTATTCCGGCCTTCCAAAGAATGACTGTAACGGGCAGTGATACTCATGGTCCGGCTGATATTGAACATAATACCAACCCCGGAAGCGACCTCACGACTGCTGGTATCGAGCACGGAACGGTTAAGTGTCTGGTCATATGTGCCGCCAACGTTCTGCCAGTCAAATGCAAAAAAGGGTTCAATCAGCTTTGTTGCTTTCCAGCTAAAACGCAGGTTGCTGTAAAAAACCACACCGGGCGAAAAGCTGTGTTCTTTTTTGATATGCTTTGTAGAGCCTACAACTGTCCCGATGTCACCATCAAAGCTGAAATGCTTCCACTCATAATCAAAAAATATACTCGAAATATTGGCCCAGTAATGGGTCGCCAGCGTATCGCGTGTTCCTGACGGTGTTTGCATGAATGTCTGAAAACCTAGCGTACTGTTCTTGCTTGGTTTCATCCACACAGCAGGACCAACAATTGTCGCACCCAAGCCCCCGTAGTTTTTCCCTCCCGCCAAGGTGAAATTTTCCGATTGGATAATCTCAAACGCAAACCCAACGTGAGGCAGGGCGTCAAAGGTTCTGAAATGAACATATTTTGTCATGCCCGACCATGTATGGCTGCCACCATGGTTTTTTACTCGCTGACCAGAGCCATTATAGGCCATACCTGCCGCGTTGCCATCACCATATTGGACCAGCACATTAAAGGGCTTGTAATCGACAGGCAGGTCATATTCATGGGGGCCGATAATGCCCAGGGTGATATCGGCAGCATTAACTGGGCTGACGACAAAAAAGAACATAATGAGAACATAAAACCCCAAGCACGGAACATGCCGTACCACTCGTCTGGTCATACACATGATACGCCTCTCCATCACGGTGCTAATCTAAACAGACAGCACCGTGACGTTTTTGAGTGATGGTTTAAGTATCCTGACCAGAAAAGCGCATCTGGTCAGGAGTATAGTTTACGGTTTGGCAGGTGTTCCCTGCACACCATCCAGCGTATAGGCGACAATGTAGTCACCACTGCGGGTACCCAGCCCGCCATGCCCACCAGCAGCAATCACTACGTATTGTTTGCCACCGCTCTCATAAGACATAGGCGTGGCCTGCCCACCGGCTGGCAGACGGTCCCGCCAGAGCACATCCCCCGTCGCCACAT
It includes:
- a CDS encoding PAS domain-containing protein — encoded protein: MLKSWPGRWADAKATLAALQRSFAIIEFDTNGKILTANENFCSAMGYRLHEIRGQHHSMFVEPDYARSVEYTAFWNKLTHGEFDTREYIRVAKSGVEVSLRASYTPVQDVMGRVYKVVKVAAITTEAALQAADSKGKLDAVSRVQAIIEFSPNGEILTANENFLRVISYELSEIQGKHHSMFVEPDYVQSADYAAFWKKLQAGEFVTAEFKRVGKNGKIIWLQASYNPIFDHKERVIKVVKFATDVTSRVQAIDEIAAGLNTLADNTLHYRVTKNIDPAYEKLRTDFNTAIENLETTVAAISDSVGTVGNGAHEIAIASNDLARRTEIQAANLGSVDKRR
- a CDS encoding TonB-dependent siderophore receptor; the encoded protein is MSGHSRSRFCLYLFLAIEAAYCVDSGHAEVSPHKQVHDSKEEHSQGEHKPLNAENGQQENILVTSGRHGLLPRTVSAATKTSVPVDLTPQAITVITQARMNMLNSRSLSEAVRYSAGVSDYGSKDDPRGYFGTIRGFSPDIYLDGTRTPDAASSQSFSIEPWGLEEMDVLRGASSALYGSGQLGGIINAVSKRPTRDQTNELAFQTGSYGRVQGAADVGGAFNGSKTLLWRFNGLVRKSDSYAINIKNNEIYVAPSLRWRPDEKTDFTILASYEQLDAGSTAQFLPAIGTVFPSRRGYIARNFLSSDAGFDVYSKRQAAIGYSFVRHLLPNWTITQNMRYAHLDLDYRFVTTTALSANDESITRRALRQSANYNNVTLDTRSDVTFHTGPVHHDILFGVDFRSDFIATRRGQRNVSSLNLYNPVYTTIAWPTYATTTNSNETETDTGIYAQEQATWRHFYLTLSGRGDFTQSLTVNNLTNDKTPQRNNAFTGRVGLLYQTAFGLNPYVSYATSFQPQVGLTYDNTPYQPTFGKQIEVGVKYKPGKIGNLVQNFMLTADVFNLVEDNVLTTDPNHTSFEIQTGQQRTRGFEFEGIGRLPYKIDFIASYTYQDPRITKSTIASEVGQRPVTIPSHMASLFLQRDVHFGSDWVAGLGSGLRYTGNTAGSLPETFSVPSQLVWDLEAHLDYRRTRIQFNGTNMTDRKYVAICTRSVACAWAPGRAAFVTLSTRW
- a CDS encoding IS5 family transposase (programmed frameshift), which encodes MRGDLTDEEWAIIGGLLPPERGRWSRPAQDNRLFLNGMLYVLRVGCPWRDMHERYGKWNSVYVRFRRWAEQGVWDALLETLVELGLTDDWQHMIDSTVIRGHSQAAGAKGGTHKEGFGRSRGGFTSKIHARVDGQGRPLGFELTGGEISDYSGADALMDLPVVTPRRLLADKGYDSDRIRQNLLFRGILPVIPPRSNRTEDIPCDFRCYRDRNRIERMFNKLKQFRRIATRYDKTRKSFLAFLNLAAVKLWLPSFVNRT
- a CDS encoding transporter, whose translation is MFFFVVSPVNAADITLGIIGPHEYDLPVDYKPFNVLVQYGDGNAAGMAYNGSGQRVKNHGGSHTWSGMTKYVHFRTFDALPHVGFAFEIIQSENFTLAGGKNYGGLGATIVGPAVWMKPSKNSTLGFQTFMQTPSGTRDTLATHYWANISSIFFDYEWKHFSFDGDIGTVVGSTKHIKKEHSFSPGVVFYSNLRFSWKATKLIEPFFAFDWQNVGGTYDQTLNRSVLDTSSREVASGVGIMFNISRTMSITARYSHSLEGRNTPETNAYYVKLLYLWP